TAGTCCACTGTTTATTTGATTTCGCTTTTTGTTGGTTTACTGTTGTCATCTTGCTACTTGTTGCTTTACTTTCATTATTCTTTTGCTTTACAGTTTTTGCTGCTGTAGCTTTTCTTTCCTTAggattattcatttttatatttaattaaaatattgcttgAAAACGTAAGTACAGACTTTAATGTATTGTAATTGTCTTAATATATCTAAACACTGATTGATGATGAAAACAATGTTTTTCTGAAAAGATGGCTAGACAAAAAGTGCAAGCCTAATTGGTTACTTCTGATCACGCTGGAGGTCGCCACATATCCATAGAtcgaacaaattttcattagtAAAAGAAACTAATTAAGAGTATTAATTTGTGaacttttgtaattatatctttCAAATTAGTCCCTCAGCTTTCTTTCTACTAGATTTCCTACTACCTATTCCTTTTAACCTATCCTACGAATAAGTAGGTACTTTCCTCTTTTGCTCATCGTCGCACATTGCTGtatgattttatttgattGTAGGTGTGAAACAagtatgtttattttatatgtatgtataaaaaagtAATTGTATTGAGTCTATCAGAAACACAATCATATAGGTGTAGGATGTAAAGCTTTTAATGTCGTAAGTCGTAAGATATCCTTTACAAATCGGTCGTCTGCTACTCACTAATTTGGTATTTGTTACGCTACTGTCGCCAGCCATAGAACTCTATGATCTAGCAGATACTTTCTGTAAATCTTTAACTCTTTatgtttcattatattttattatttcattatatattatataatatatatattatatttcgtagGCTATCTTACTATCTGCTCCTCTTGTCTTGCGAACTTTCTTCTGATAGACGCAAAACGCAtagtatttttatgaaaactatgtatattcaataattaattttcaaatataaaacaacaaaaactaatatttatatggatatgtaacaatgaaaataatgTAGAAAAAGTTTCTTAAACCTAAAGTGTGATTTGGATATATAGCATATAAGAATGCTTCGTAACTGTATCGTATCAAAAATGccattttttaactttttatttatgaatcgTCTATGTCATCAAAACGTGagtgcaaatatttattaaattcatagaatatattttaatttatataaaaatgaaaatatttataagtattttgatataaaattttttagctTATAACAAAACATTCTTTAATGTGTATAACTTATACACATAATTTAGCTGGAAAAcaacaaagaataaaagaaaatgtgcAACCagttaataaatttgtttcaagAACCCATACATGTGGTGAATTAAGACTTCAAAATGTAGGAGAGAATGTTCAACTATGTGGGTGGTTAGAATTTTTAAGAACTGACAAATTTTTGATATTGAGAGATTCTTATGGTTCTACTCAATTCATTATACCTGAACACGTAAGTTAAAGGATATAAATTCCAATAAAGtatactatatgtatatatattgatattaaaaataaactatCTGTTATGTTAGAGAAAGGATTTACAAGAAATAGCTAAGAATTTGACCTTTGAAAGTATATTGAGCATAGAAGGTATTGTATTAAGAAGACCAGAGGATCAAAAGAATAAGTGCATGGGAACTGGAGATATTGAAGTAGAAATAAAATCCTTAAAAGTTTTAAACATGGcaaattcaaaaattccatttattattagagactataataaaataaatgaaaatgtacaaatgaaGTATAGATACATATCATTAAGATATCCTGAATTACAAAAGAATTTAAGATTACGTTCAGAAGTGATAATGAAGATGAGAGAATACCTAATTAAAGAATGCGATTTTGTGGATATTGAAACTCCAACATTATTTAAACATACTCCTGAAGTATGTATATCAGAATGGTACTAAAAACATTATGGCAAAGATATTTaaaccttcttttttttaacataGGGAGCACATGAATTTATAGTTCCAACAAAACTCTTAGGCCAATTTTATTCATTAGTACAGAGTCCCCAacaatttaaacaattattaatgGTTGGTGGCTTTGATAGATATTTTCAAGTTGCAAGATGTTACAGGGATGAAAAACCTAGACATGATAGACAACCTGAATTTACACAGGTATAATTTTTGACTTGCAGATATATAtcctatataaaattatttagtaCCTATAGATATGTTATTTCACAGCTGGATATTGAAATGTCATTCGTTGATTGTGAAGGAATAATGATGTTAATTGAAAACTTATTAGCCTATTCTTGGCCTCAAGAATCAGGAGAATTAACTATTCCTTTTAAACACATGAAATATGAGGATGCAATGGAATTATATGGTACAGACAAACCAGATTTACGAATACCACAACAAGTAAGATTTAAATATGCTTCTAATTCAAATTCAAAGAATAATTGCGAAAatagtattaatatttcagCTTTGTAGACTGACGGAATTAATTGATCATTCAGTATTAGAACAAAGtttaaaaatggaacaaaaTGAACACCGTGAAGCTTATGCTCTAGTTTTTTCCCAAAAACATGTATGTTTacaagttatttatattttccttgatttttggtatttttatatttataacatattttgtaTACCTTAGGCTTTTCTTACAAAATCTATCAAAAATACTATATCTGAACTACAATGTACTTATTTCCCTTCTGTGAAATTAATACAAACAAAGATACCTAACAAATCGCtagtaataacaaatattattaatagaaatgtACAACAAAAGTTAAAGTTAGAAAAAGGAGATGTACTATTTTTAGCTTGTGGAGAAAAAGTACACACGGTAAATATTAATcggttaattatattttctacatttattaATGATACATTAACATCAAgcagttatatatattaatatcaaactTAAAATTACAGCAATCACTATTAGGAAAAGTACGTCTTGAATTTACAAAGTTCTTAGAAAGTAAAGATCAAGAAATCTATAATAGTAGGAATGAATTATTATGGATCACTGATTTCcctttattttcgtttaatactgaaaaaaattcattagaAACCATGCATCATCCATTCACGCAACCTCATCCAGATGATATGCAATATCTTATAAACAATCCACTGAAGGTACccatgttaattaattaataagcttaatagtattttaataagaaaCTTTTGTAGGTTAGAGGATTGCATTATGATTTGGTTATGAATGGTTTCGAGATCGCAGGAGGATCGATACGAATTCATGactcaaaattacaaaaacaaatatttaagatGCTAAATATAGATGAAACACATTTCATGCATGTACTTGATGCTTTAGAATCTGGTGCTCCACCTCATGGTGGAATTGCTAtaggtattttatttttagttcaAATATTAACTATATCTGACAATGGAGTACCGTAACAAATAAGTTGGATTTTTAGGATTGGACCGTTTAATATGTTTGCTCTGTaacacaaaaaatataaaaaacgtGATAGCATTTCCAAAAACTACTACAGGTCGAGATTTAATGTCAGGAGCTCCAGTTTCCATTTctgaggaaataaaaaaattctataacATACAGACGGTagacaaataaaacaatattcaaGAAGtatcttttgtattttttactctattgtaaaaatatttattaagagGCTAGCTGGTCGTATTCACTTCGAAAAGtattattcaataatttttgtatattttataaaatatattcgatatttttatttatttaaaactcgCCACACTTATGACAAAATCTGACAGAAGTGAAAAGGGAAATCGCTAATGTAATATTAACAAAGTCAAACAATGTGAATTAAGAATAAGGGCCTCTAGCGGTCAATGTCCAAACTGTATGCACATTTCTTTTCCGATGCTCTCGGTGGAAGAAATGTGCATATATATGATGAGAAGGGAAATTCGTATTGACGATCAGCGAAGGGTAAgggtagaaaaatataaaaattacttaaaaacttaatgaaatattagaaataaattcctTTCCTTTGTATTGTAGAAATAACAATAAGAATACTACAAGCAAACAGCAGCAACTGGCAACAACAATCTTTATAGAAATGATTATacattacaataaaaaaatgagattatttgttgtaaaataattatatgaatGTATTTAGAAATAGTTTCAATAAATCAGACCGTAGTTTAACAGCATTTTACAATCTTGTTATTTGTCCTTGTCATTATCCAATTCCATAAGaacaaaaaatcaaaaaatgcAATCGGAAAATAGTATTCGAAAATTCCGAGATGTGATGTCAAATTCcaagtattattaaaatagtGCTACctcttataatattatattctccTGTTATAAAATCgagattttgacgaaatattttttcgagaACCCGAAAATTTAATCTGAAAAATTTCTAGAATGTGATGTTATTTTCGAATTGTGCCACTTCCTATTACCATGTTCTCCTGATACAAAATCGCTATTTTAGCcaataaactttttattttcatatgtcCTCAGAAAATGACctgttttcaaaaatttggGAAGATTCGAAATACCTCTTATGTTGTTTTATTCtcttaatatttatcaaaactTACCAATTTTCTCAAACTCTTTCGTCGTTTTTTATAACTTGTTcgttaaatttttgaaaacttATTGGAAAGATTTTGAGGATTTTATTcatttgcaaaataaaattattttattcaattcaaTCTGTAagtttataataattgtataatatacataatataatactatatatatatatatatatatataataattctacAATGAGTTCATAATTTTCTGTATAACAATTTGTGTAatcgtgtaattttataataatttcattccgTTAATTGATCGATAGATCTAAAACAACTCCTCTCatacgaaaattgaaaatgattaaaaccTATAAGAGCATTGACTCATTGGTAATAAGAGCTCGCGATGGCGCGTATTTTTAACCAGTTCCGTACGATCCGGTATTAACATACATTTTCCCCTCTTGCTATGCATACGCATATTTCTCCCATCAAAACCATCGTAGGAAGAACTGTGCATATATTTCGATCGTTTGACTACTAGAGGTGATAATTTGTAAAGCGTATTTTTGGCTAAATTCCTCCCGTACTCATCGGTGATCttcgtattataataattcctACTTAATGTTCGCTTTTTTTGTCATGGACCATGGACATATTCTTA
This genomic window from Bombus fervidus isolate BK054 chromosome 5, iyBomFerv1, whole genome shotgun sequence contains:
- the Asprs-m gene encoding aspartyl-tRNA synthetase, mitochondrial isoform X2; this encodes MLRNCIVSKMPFFNFLFMNRLCHQNLITKHSLMCITYTHNLAGKQQRIKENVQPVNKFVSRTHTCGELRLQNVGENVQLCGWLEFLRTDKFLILRDSYGSTQFIIPEHRKDLQEIAKNLTFESILSIEGIVLRRPEDQKNKCMGTGDIEVEIKSLKVLNMANSKIPFIIRDYNKINENVQMKYRYISLRYPELQKNLRLRSEVIMKMREYLIKECDFVDIETPTLFKHTPEGAHEFIVPTKLLGQFYSLVQSPQQFKQLLMVGGFDRYFQVARCYRDEKPRHDRQPEFTQLDIEMSFVDCEGIMMLIENLLAYSWPQESGELTIPFKHMKYEDAMELYGTDKPDLRIPQQLCRLTELIDHSVLEQSLKMEQNEHREAYALVFSQKHAFLTKSIKNTISELQCTYFPSVKLIQTKIPNKSLVITNIINRNVQQKLKLEKGDVLFLACGEKVHTQSLLGKVRLEFTKFLESKDQEIYNSRNELLWITDFPLFSFNTEKNSLETMHHPFTQPHPDDMQYLINNPLKVRGLHYDLVMNGFEIAGGSIRIHDSKLQKQIFKMLNIDETHFMHVLDALESGAPPHGGIAIGLDRLICLLCNTKNIKNVIAFPKTTTGRDLMSGAPVSISEEIKKFYNIQTK
- the Asprs-m gene encoding aspartyl-tRNA synthetase, mitochondrial isoform X1; this translates as MLRNCIVSKMPFFNFLFMNRLCHQNLITKHSLMCITYTHNLAGKQQRIKENVQPVNKFVSRTHTCGELRLQNVGENVQLCGWLEFLRTDKFLILRDSYGSTQFIIPEHRKDLQEIAKNLTFESILSIEGIVLRRPEDQKNKCMGTGDIEVEIKSLKVLNMANSKIPFIIRDYNKINENVQMKYRYISLRYPELQKNLRLRSEVIMKMREYLIKECDFVDIETPTLFKHTPEGAHEFIVPTKLLGQFYSLVQSPQQFKQLLMVGGFDRYFQVARCYRDEKPRHDRQPEFTQLDIEMSFVDCEGIMMLIENLLAYSWPQESGELTIPFKHMKYEDAMELYGTDKPDLRIPQQLCRLTELIDHSVLEQSLKMEQNEHREAYALVFSQKHAFLTKSIKNTISELQCTYFPSVKLIQTKIPNKSLVITNIINRNVQQKLKLEKGDVLFLACGEKVHTQSLLGKVRLEFTKFLESKDQEIYNSRNELLWITDFPLFSFNTEKNSLETMHHPFTQPHPDDMQYLINNPLKVRGLHYDLVMNGFEIAGGSIRIHDSKLQKQIFKMLNIDETHFMHVLDALESGAPPHGGIAIGLDRLICLLCNTKNIKNVIAFPKTTTGRDLMSGAPVSISEEIKKFYNIQTVDK